In Kaistella sp. 97-N-M2, the sequence CAGGTGAAAATTGGTCAGAACGTAAAGATACTCATCGACAGCGGTGCGGAAAAAACGAAAGAGGTTCCGGGAACCGTTTACTGGATCAGCTCCAAAGCGGAGTTTACCCCGAAAACCATTCAAACCAAAAATGAGCGCGCCAACTTGGTGTATGCCGTGAAGATTCATGTAAAAAACGACGGTTTCCTTAAAATCGGAATGTATGCAGATGTGAAATTTTAATTTTTGACCACAAAAGTCACAAATGATAATTGCTTTAAAAGATTTAACAGCAACTCCTTAAAGTCCACAAAAAAAGATAACGTTCTATTTTTTGACCTTTAAAAATTATTAAAATTCAACTTTAAAAAAGAAGAGCTTTTATCGTCACCAATCTTCGCCAATCAACTTTAAACTGTTAATTCTCGATGGTAAAATAAAAAATGAATTCAATCACCGTTCGAAATCTCACCAAAACCTACGGCAAGAAAAACAATAGAGTTCTTGCGGTTGATTACGTGAGTTTTGATGTAAAGGCCGGCGAAATTTTCGGCTTAATTGGTCCCGACGGCGCCGGAAAAACCTCCATTTTCCGAATGTTGACCACCGTACTTCTGCCCGATTCCGGTTCTGCATCGGTCCAAAATTGGGATGTGGTGAAAGATTATAAAGAAATCCGAAAAATTGTCGGCTATATGCCCGGGCGTTTTTCGCTCTATCAGGATTTAAGTATTGAAGAAAACCTGCAATTTTTCGCGAGCGTTTTCAACACGACTATTAAAGAAAATTACGACCTCATCAAAGATATTTACATGCAGATCGAACCTTTCAAAAATAGAAAAGCCGGCGATCTTTCCGGTGGAATGAAACAGAAACTCGCGCTGTGCTGCGCCTTAATTCATAAGCCGAAAGTTTTATTTCTGGACGAACCCACCACCGGTGTGGATCCTGTTTCGCGAAAAGAATTCTGGGAAATGCTAAAGCGTCTTAAAAAAGAGGGAATCACGATGCTTGTTGCCACACCTTACATGGACGAAGCCGCGCTGTGCGACCGAATCGCCTTAATAAGCCATGGAAAAATTCTCTCCATCGAAACGCCCGAAAACATCAGCAACTCCTTTCCTGATTTGCTTTTTGAAGTAAAAGCCGGCAGAACTTCAGCGGTTTTAAAAGCCCTGGAAAATTTTCCGCAGAAGAAAAATGTATATGCGTACGGCGAATTTGTGCATTTGATCCTCGATAAAAATGAAATTTTTTCAGCATCAAAAGTTATTGAATATTTGGAAAAGGAAGGTTTTGAAAATATTGAAATAAATCGCGTACAAGCCAGTATTGAAGACAGTTTCATCCGCTTATTATCAGTTTAAAAAATGAATGTTGAAACACAGGATATCGCCATTAAAGCAGAAAACATCACCAAAGTTTTTGGCAGTTTCACCGCGGTCGATCATATTAGTTTTGAGGTAAAAAAAGGCGAAATCTTTGGTTTCCTCGGCGCCAACGGTGCCGGAAAAACCACGGCGATGCGAATGTTCAGCGGACTTTCTGTTCCTAGTTCCGGACAGGCGACGGTTGCAGGTTTTGATGTTTATACAGAAACCGAAAAAATCAAAAAAAATATCGGTTATATGAGCCAGAAATTTTCTTTGTACGGCAATTTGACCGTCAGCGAAAATCTCGATTTTTTTGGTGGAATTTATGGCATCCCGCGAAAAGAATTAAAAATTAAACGCGACCAGCTTCTCCAAAAACTGGGTCTTGAAAAAGAAAAGAATAAACTGGTTTCCGAACTTCCGCTGGGTTGGAAACAGAAACTCGCTTTTTCCGTCGCCATTTTTCACGACCCACAAATTGTCTTTTTGGATGAACCCACGGGCGGCGTCGATCCCGTGACGCGACGACAGTTTTGGAACATGATTTACGACGCGTCGGATCGTGGAATTACCATTTTCGTCACGACGCATTACATGGATGAGGCCGAATATTGCGACCGCGTTTCGATTATGGTCGACGGAAAAATCGCGGCTTTGGATACGCCGGCGAATTTAAAAAAGCAGTTCGATGCGCAAAATATGGACGAGGTTTTTTACGAGTTGGCGCGGGGTGCGAAACGGGCGGAGTGATCATTGGGTGATTGGGTGATTGAGTGATTGGGTGATTGAGTGGATGAGTAATTGAGTAATTGAGTAAGAAAAAGGATCAATAAAGGAATGAAGCAACTTCTGACTTTCGTCAAAAAAGAATTTTGGCACGTTTTGCGTGACAGAAGAATCTTGCTGATCCTTTTCGGAATGCCCGTGGTGCAGATTCTGCTTTTTGGTTTTGCTCTGAGCACGGAAGTGAAAGACACAAGAATCGGCGTTCTCGATCAGGACAAATCCCAGAATTCGATGGAACTGATATCGAAAATTGGCGCCAATCAATATTTCGATATCTACGAAAATTTGGCTTCGGTCAGCGAGGCGGAAGATGCCTTCAAAAGCGGAAAAATAAAAATGATTGTGGTCATTCCGGCGCAGTTTGCCCAAAATTTAAACAGCGATTGCAAAGCCAAAATTCAACTCATCACGGATGGCGCCGACCTTAATCTCGCCAATCAGATCTATAGTTTCATGTCGAATATTATTCTGGATTTTTACGGAGAGCAGAATTTTAATCAGCGTTCCGGCGTTCAACCCGAAATCCGCATGCTTTATAATCCGCAGTTAAAAGGCGCGCCAAATTTTGTTCCCGGTGTTATGGCTTTTATCCTTTTAATTATCTGCGTTCTGATG encodes:
- a CDS encoding ABC transporter ATP-binding protein, producing MNVETQDIAIKAENITKVFGSFTAVDHISFEVKKGEIFGFLGANGAGKTTAMRMFSGLSVPSSGQATVAGFDVYTETEKIKKNIGYMSQKFSLYGNLTVSENLDFFGGIYGIPRKELKIKRDQLLQKLGLEKEKNKLVSELPLGWKQKLAFSVAIFHDPQIVFLDEPTGGVDPVTRRQFWNMIYDASDRGITIFVTTHYMDEAEYCDRVSIMVDGKIAALDTPANLKKQFDAQNMDEVFYELARGAKRAE
- a CDS encoding ABC transporter ATP-binding protein, with the protein product MNSITVRNLTKTYGKKNNRVLAVDYVSFDVKAGEIFGLIGPDGAGKTSIFRMLTTVLLPDSGSASVQNWDVVKDYKEIRKIVGYMPGRFSLYQDLSIEENLQFFASVFNTTIKENYDLIKDIYMQIEPFKNRKAGDLSGGMKQKLALCCALIHKPKVLFLDEPTTGVDPVSRKEFWEMLKRLKKEGITMLVATPYMDEAALCDRIALISHGKILSIETPENISNSFPDLLFEVKAGRTSAVLKALENFPQKKNVYAYGEFVHLILDKNEIFSASKVIEYLEKEGFENIEINRVQASIEDSFIRLLSV
- a CDS encoding ABC transporter permease; translated protein: MKQLLTFVKKEFWHVLRDRRILLILFGMPVVQILLFGFALSTEVKDTRIGVLDQDKSQNSMELISKIGANQYFDIYENLASVSEAEDAFKSGKIKMIVVIPAQFAQNLNSDCKAKIQLITDGADLNLANQIYSFMSNIILDFYGEQNFNQRSGVQPEIRMLYNPQLKGAPNFVPGVMAFILLIICVLMTAIAIVREKESGTMEVLLVSPMKPYIIILAKAIPYFILSVLILISILILSVTVLDLPIRGNLLLLFGISIIFIITNLLIGIVISILTNTQQTAMLISLVGTMLPTLMLSGFMFPVENMPVPLQVVGNIIPAKWYYEIVKNIMIKGTGLEVLWKHVLVLFGMMIILFVIAVKKFKIRLE